GCTTGGCCGAACTCTGTACTTATCTGGAGATGTAGTTTTAATCTGAATTGAAAAGACAGCGatatcgaaaaaaattaatacataacaaaaaatttgcaaGTATTATAAAGCAAATACCTTGTAAGCTACATTACAGTTAGCGGTGTTGTTCATGACTAACGTTCCCGTTGTTTCTCCATCCTCGCGCCTAAAAACGATTTCTTCGGCAGGTGCAAGTTGGAGATACTGACCTaagaatttatttaatttttgaattcaGATGAAACCTACATTGTCAAAACTGCTGAAATTTACCAGGGACTGGTTTTTTAACCGATTCTGAAGAATCGGTAGACGTAGTTTCATTTGATGTAGTGCCTTCTGCAAAGTGAACCTATTCAAATGTTCAATAATTTGTGCCTTCAAATTTAAACAGCTTGTTACCTTTTTCCGGGAATCGTCGAATTGCCCATTCAAATTTACAGGACCGGATGCGGGCAAAAATTCGGGTTCGAACACAAAATGATAATTAACCGGACCACCCCATTCTGCCAGTTGTTCACTAACTGGGACAAAATCTTTGAGGTCTGATCTTCCTACAAATTTGACCTATTGTTATAATAAAACCGATTATCATCAACACATTTCAACTGCTCTCTAAATGTGTTTGAGAATACCATATTCACAGACTTTGCAGGCATCCACGACTTGATTACTTTCCAAGCAGCTGCAAAACAATTGACAATGAAGTTCATATGATAACTCATAATTTAGTGTTTTAAAATGGTTACCATTCAAGATCCATGACATTTCAAAGATTATTATGTAATTCAGAAAATAAGGGTAATAATCTCTGAATAGCATGATTAAATACTGAACAAACTCCATGTCCATATTACTGAGTCCAGCACCTGTCATCtcaaaaaagacagaaatctTGCCACCTTTTTCCTGCTTTTCTAGGCGATCAAACCAATATACTAAAAAAGTTGGGGTGAAGAGATTGAGTAAGCATTCAATATGTATAAAAAGCAAATTAGCTTGCTGTGTCAGGTAATTACCAAGAACTTTATGAATTTCTTCTGACTTGTAAGTTCCTTTGACACTAGACTTCACCTTAACAATAAACAGTGGTTTGCCATCCTTGTCCCTGCAATGGGGAAACATACCACCAGCACAAACAATTTGCTGATTTATGTTTGAATGGCTAATATCTATGAAGAGAAATATATGTAAAATCAAGTTAAGTTTAGTAGGCCAGTTTGTTACCATTTGCCCCAAATTTTTGTCTCCATTTTAAGGTTCCAAGTATCATATTAActgctttttctttatcaagaTCATGATGTAATAAGAAACGGCGAATCCAATCTTTATCATTTTTTAGTCTCTCAAGATCTTTAGGGTGAGCAATAGACTGTAAATCTGAAATTAAAATCATCACATTAGAAAAGTCCTTATCATAAAAGataattcaattttaagtTACCTTGTTCTGgtgattcaattttttctaTGGCTCTTTGGCGAACCTCAAGGATGTCTTCTTCACTGGGTTCCATCGCGGAAGACGTTACGTCTGCTGCTAAAGCGAAGACCAagttaaatgaaaaagtgaCGTGTCGCAACTTTCACGATTTGATTTCTGTCATAAAAATGCgataaaagaaatcaatagACACTTCAGTTTTACAGTTTGGACAACATTCCCTCATACAACAAATGAGAGGAAAGCTTATAAGGAACCCAAGAAACATACCTCACTTGTTTAAAAGTCACTTTCTTTTTACCACTTTCTAGTAAATTTCTTGTATTGTGGTTTTCCCCTTAGTCCACTGTAAGGACTATTAAGCGATGAGGCCTACCAACAAAACATTTGAGGTAGCAGGACCCAAAAGTCCAACAGGATGAAACAATAACCCTACTACGCTACTGCCTactcttttaaaagaaaaagctattcATTGGTctcaaaattcaaaacaagatGGCGCTGACAAGTGGTCGAGATTGAATTCCAACTGCTAGGATGTTACTCAACCTTTTACTAAATTCGCGTAATGTGCAAAAGACAGTTTATAGGGGATGGGGCTTCCGTAATACAAAATGGTTTCATTTCTAATCAGCAGAATACTTCAAGACTTTTCTGTTAATCATCTTTCCACTATTCTCCTGCTGGGGGAGCTGAATTGTCAAACGCATCTCAGTCAAAGTTGACTGATTGGAAACCAGGAAAAGGTTACATTTTCAATCAGCAGGATACATCAACTGTAGAGTATTTGCTTAAATTGGTTTAAcgcatttttcaattgacatCACAACGCACCACTTTTTCTGTATCGATAGCCTGAATAATGATCAAATCCGTTTTCAAAACAACTGTGCTTTGTTCGTAAAACGCCCACCAGGGACCTCTGGCAGAGATGGAAAACCTTACTCTTAAACCTCTGGCGTCTGGCCTGCATAATTTGGAATACAGTATGTGATCTTCCAACTTGACTGTTGACTGACGCCATTGACTCGTCTTTGTCGTTCGAAGCGTTAACGGTtttcgtgaaaagaaaaagaattcaataaTATTTTAGTTTATCGTGTCATGTGATTCACACTGTCATCCTCATTCTACACTATGAGAATGTGTTTGCATAGTCGGATTACGAAAGGCAGTGCTTAAATGAGAATTTATTCCTGTGAAACTTTTGACAACCAAAACATACCTTGGCGCCAATTCACTACTAGTTTTGGCGGgcaattttttcttacctgtTGTTGATTATACCCGAAGTGTTTATCTGTATGAGCTTCttcatctcatttttttgCTACAAGATACTTCACAAGGCTGTGTTAGCCAATATATTTCAAGATGTTTTATGCCCATTTTGTTCTTGCTAAGAAGGGCCCACTTGCCCGTATTTGGTTGGCGGCCCATTGGGATAAGAAACTAACTAAAGCTCATGTATTCGAAACAAATATTCAGAAGTCTGTGGAAGATATTTTGCATCCTAAggtttgatttgatttaagTTTCTTTTATCACAGTGCTTAAaacttgattttgtttgttttaaggTGAAAATTGCTTTAAGAACATCTGGTCATCTGCTTCTTGGTGTGGTCAGAATATACTCTCGCAAGGCCAAGTATCTGCTAGCTGATTGCAATGAAGCTTTTGTGAAGATTAAAATGGCTTTCAGACCTGGTATGGTGGATTTGCCTGAAGAAAATAGAGAAGCAGCTGTCCAAGCAATTACTTTGCCTGAAGTTTTTCATGATTTTGATGCAAATGTTCCAGACTTGAAGTAACTAATGGACTGTTTTCATTTATAAATTGTTACAGTAATTGGCAACTTGAATGATTTTCCCAGTGATGCTGAAATGCAAGCACAGTTTACCCTTAATCAGTCACGAGCTGAAGAAATAACAATGCGCGAGGACTACGGGTGTCAGTTACCACCGTTGAATCAtgacgaagaaggctttggTGATCTTGGATTCGGCGATTCGGGACCCTTAGAAATGATTCGTGATGGGTCGTCAATTGACCACTCACTAGAACCTGTAAATACCAATGTCCAGTTTCGTAGCTTCTACATCTAATATTTTCATTCTAGGGAAGCTTTTTCAGTGAAGTTCGTGATCGCAATGAATCTCGCCGGAATCGTCCGTCTACGTCCAATCGCCAACGATCCGAAACGGACACACCCCTAAGAGACGATGGTTTTGGCGGAAATCTTGGACATGATGAAATTGGTATAACATACGCGAAATAGTTACCTAGCTTTTGTCAATTCATAGCTACCATGATTTTCCGTGATAGGTGGAGGTCTTTTTGAAGGTGGTGGTCTGTTTGATGATGCCCCAATCGGCGACGTACCATCATTGAACGAACCGTCTGACCtcgtaataaaaaacaattctaATAATTATTCTTACCAGTTTGTATTTACAACATTGGTTTTGCGTTTGGAAGGATATTAAAGTAGGAACGAAAAGTCGAGAAAATCTGGAAAGTGTCAATGGGCCCCATCAAGATTCTGACGATGACGGAATTGATGCTTACGGAGGACCACCATCCGTAGGGGGAAGTAGTTCATCATCACGACCCGCCAGTCCGTTTGGTGGTCCCGTATCTACCAGTATGAGTCACCCTCCGGTGTCACCCAGATCTCCCACACGTGCTTCTGGTGAAATTAATAACCTTGACCAAGGTACTGCCAGCATTCCGGAAGGCGATGATCAAGTACCAGGAGTTAATGCCGACCAAACTACACTTCTCCATAACGAAGAAGAAGGCTTTGCTCTCGCCCCTGTCGATACGACTACAGTCAAGGGTGTGTGAGCTTGCATAAAATTTTGTCCATGGATCAACGACTCATAAAATTACTGAACTTTAATGTTTGATTTATTATCAGGATGGGCTCGTCACAAACGCAAAAGGAAACTCATCGTTGACGAAGTTAAAAACATATCAGgagaagaaatgaaatcaCAACTCTCAGATACATCCGACATTGTGACTACCCTGGATTTGGCCCCACCTACGAGAAGACTTATGCACTGGAAAGAAACCGGAGGAGTAGAAAAACTTTTTGCACTTCCCGGAAGGTCAATACCAGCCCGCTCATTGTTTAGGGTAATAATTCATAACTACtagattttattttgaattagAATTCGCCGTTCTATCAAATACCaataatgttttgttatttctattgaattgttttcaGGATTACCAAAGGCACCTCACTAGCCAGCCAACAGAAAATGATGATTTCGGCCTAACGCCTGAggtggaaaaggaaaatgttccGTTGGAAACAGTGCGCTCCACAGAGGTTGTCGAATCGTTTCGTCAAGACTTTCCAGGTACTGTATTAAAtccattaaagaaaaatcgttATATCAGACTAGTGTGAAACTAATAGCCTTAACCGTGTATCCTTCCATGAAATGTAAATGGGATCTATTTTTCTGTTACAGAAGCGCCTACACCTCAACCTGTAAAACGCACAGTAGGACGTAAGCGAAAAGCTCCCGTTGACTTAGAGGCTGAGGCCGAGGAACATCAGAAACGAAGAGAAGTTCAATATCAGAGCTTACTGGCACCATCAACACAGTCATCTCCTGTTCCCACTGCCGTTCCGCCACCAGAAATGGGAGATCATTCATTTCCGCAATTTTCACTTCCCGCTTTACCTGATGTTCAGCCTACAGAGCCATTGCATACTCCCATCCAACCGGAACCAGTGGAATCTTCATTCGCAGAGGCCTCAAGAGCATTATCCGAAATGGAAAACATGGGATACGACCAGGTGTGTATTAACTTTCactgtttactttttttaatttttttttttaataaccaCAGCATATTTCAAATTTGTATGTTCTTTGATATTCCCATTTCAGAATATGGGAAATCTCGGCTTAGATGTTACTGAATCTTTTACCAATTTGCCTCCACAAACGCCTGGAGCAATTTCAGAGCGTGCACCCCCCACGCCTTGGCATGACGATTACGAAATGGCACCATCAGTTGGTCCCGTAAGATTACACAAAACACTTTCGATTTAAGATAGTAAGATTCGACTGATACATAATATATTACAGTTAGATGAGCAGTTGGCAGATGAAACCTATGAGCAGTTTGAAGAGCGCGTTGTTAATAAGCGAGCTGCGGCAATGTATCACCTTGTGCGTGCGAAAATGCAGCTAAATGACACGATACCTTTCACGGAAATGGCTTTCCGgaacaacaagaaacaagTATGTGTGCAGAAACACGCACGTATCTTAtcagtgtatttaaaaaatcattttctgtAGGTTGCACAGAAGTTTTACTCTCTACTGGTCCTGAAGAAAAACCAGGTTCTTGAGTTATCACAACCCAAGTCCTACGCTGAAATCATGGTTACACAGGGGCCTAAATTTGATTCGCCGTCCTTGTGATGAAGATCGTTCAAACTAAACTGCGTTAAAGGTGTTCGAAAGATTATGTCGAAAACGTGCCGTGTcctcatgtttcttttttccaatgtTTTGATCAAGAATAGCTATTGTGCGTTTTAAATTCTCTGCCGTGTGGAATAATGACGCGTGAATAATTGTAATACAAAATCGTGGTTTCGAACTTGTTAGTTTGTAGGATGTTTAGGAATGTTTGACCGACATTGGGTTTACCAAGAATATGCATGATGATCACTAGAATGTGGATGGAAACGTGTAGTGTATATAAGCAACTTTCAGTCCACCACTTTGCTTAAAACGGGTGGGCGACAGCACGTAAGCCGATGGGCACGGATAGCGAGTgtattaaatatcaaataaagaGTGGCTATACAccgccctggacgggcccaaagttacGAGGCTATACTATAGTTCTCGATGGTACGACCCATCGCCATTCAAGTTCTGTTTCGGCGAGAAAATTTCTGTCCCACAATCCGTACAAAAACCTTGAATTGCGTGTGGTAAATCTCTCTATGTTAAGAACTTTTATTAAGGAGAAAGTTAAGGggtaatttttacatttattgaaACAAGTACACATAACTGATTGATTTGAATGTATATAGGAAATACTGCATTCTCATCCCTTTGTTTTTGAATCCCAAcgattaacgaaaaaaaaaaaacatgactTTCGAGTAAAATGTTAACCCGGAGCAGGTGTTCTAAACATCGTGGAAGCCTTCTCCACCTGAACGAAGTTTTCCACGAATCCAGGGAAGGTAATACGTAATCCTAGTAAAAACATCCGGAAATCCAGGTTTAGCACATCTAGAGAAATATAGCGAACATACCAATCAATTAACACTTCTAGTAGAAAAGCACATTAGCTACACAGTCTAAGTGTAATTGTTACAAGGTTCGAGAAGGTTAGATGGTCTAGCAAACATTGTTTCAATGTACATCACAGCTTGATCATAGAACTTtgctgaaattcaaaaattcacCCTGAACCGAATGACGTAATGCCAGCAAGATACCATCGTCCATCAAGTAAGCTGCATTGTAATGGTCCGCCCGAATCTCCCTATTATAGATGTATAGAAAATTATCCATCCAGACGAGTTCACTTGTGAAAATGTTATGGAAATTCCATGGTCAGTCTTACTACTGTGCAGTTCAAGAAGTAGGACATACCAAAATCTCTAAACGGTCTTTTAGCTTACCACGCAGGTTCCCGAAGCTCCATCTGTTATAGGTCCGGCACAAAGATGGTAATCGTTTATTGGTATGTTGTAAATAGTCCCGTACACTTGTTTACAGTGTGAGTTGTCTACCACTTTaagaaaatacatttaaaCTACTTGCTCTATTCAATTCGTAGGTTACATACCCGGCAACTCAGTTTGATGAAGAATATTCTCTaatttattcccttttttcgaTTGTCCCCATCCTTAATAAATTTCAGTAGTTCATGGTAAAATGTTGTTAAATGAAGAAACTTGAAAACCTGCGTACCTGTGGCTATACATCTTACTCCTTGGAACGTGTCAACATTATCTGATAAGAATCTCTTTGATTATGTTTATCCAGGTATAAAGCATGAAATTTCTCTGTTACCTTCTGTTGGTAAGCAAATTGGACGAACACGATCAGTGGCATTTTGCAAACTTTCTGACTTTTGTAATTTCATTAAagctttaaaattttattagaaaaaattcaattaaaacaaCATACGTcaggtttctttttaaacgcGTACCAATGTCATGATGATATTCTTTGAATCTTTCGTGGAGATAAATTTTGTCTATCATAATTCTTTGTTCGAAGCCATCCTCCGTCGCCCGGTCATGCTCGCCCACAACAGCTGTCCACTAG
The nucleotide sequence above comes from Daphnia carinata strain CSIRO-1 chromosome 3, CSIRO_AGI_Dcar_HiC_V3, whole genome shotgun sequence. Encoded proteins:
- the LOC130693063 gene encoding motile sperm domain-containing protein 2-like, with product MEPSEEDILEVRQRAIEKIESPEQDLQSIAHPKDLERLKNDKDWIRRFLLHHDLDKEKAVNMILGTLKWRQKFGANDISHSNINQQIVCAGGMFPHCRDKDGKPLFIVKVKSSVKGTYKSEEIHKVLVYWFDRLEKQEKGGKISVFFEMTGAGLSNMDMEFVQYLIMLFRDYYPYFLNYIIIFEMSWILNAAWKVIKSWMPAKSVNMVKFVGRSDLKDFVPVSEQLAEWGGPVNYHFVFEPEFLPASGPVNLNGQFDDSRKKVHFAEGTTSNETTSTDSSESVKKPVPGQYLQLAPAEEIVFRREDGETTGTLVMNNTANCNVAYKIKTTSPDKYRVRPSAGIICTGGSLNVTVHIQSGYSASQLVRDKFLVMACTVESDSLTNVQLSEVWKKTSENTIQQHRLRCSVAPSDAKDDEFAGNVPGLNNAATAKLLQDIAPQLNKILDEQENLRKQLKSLRTLLFILIILSLAVPFYFYNSDPDAGNLSCRV
- the LOC130693059 gene encoding double-strand-break repair protein rad21 homolog, giving the protein MFYAHFVLAKKGPLARIWLAAHWDKKLTKAHVFETNIQKSVEDILHPKVKIALRTSGHLLLGVVRIYSRKAKYLLADCNEAFVKIKMAFRPGMVDLPEENREAAVQAITLPEVFHDFDANVPDLNDAEMQAQFTLNQSRAEEITMREDYGCQLPPLNHDEEGFGDLGFGDSGPLEMIRDGSSIDHSLEPGSFFSEVRDRNESRRNRPSTSNRQRSETDTPLRDDGFGGNLGHDEIGGGLFEGGGLFDDAPIGDVPSLNEPSDLDIKVGTKSRENLESVNGPHQDSDDDGIDAYGGPPSVGGSSSSSRPASPFGGPVSTSMSHPPVSPRSPTRASGEINNLDQGTASIPEGDDQVPGVNADQTTLLHNEEEGFALAPVDTTTVKGWARHKRKRKLIVDEVKNISGEEMKSQLSDTSDIVTTLDLAPPTRRLMHWKETGGVEKLFALPGRSIPARSLFRDYQRHLTSQPTENDDFGLTPEVEKENVPLETVRSTEVVESFRQDFPEAPTPQPVKRTVGRKRKAPVDLEAEAEEHQKRREVQYQSLLAPSTQSSPVPTAVPPPEMGDHSFPQFSLPALPDVQPTEPLHTPIQPEPVESSFAEASRALSEMENMGYDQNMGNLGLDVTESFTNLPPQTPGAISERAPPTPWHDDYEMAPSVGPLDEQLADETYEQFEERVVNKRAAAMYHLVRAKMQLNDTIPFTEMAFRNNKKQVAQKFYSLLVLKKNQVLELSQPKSYAEIMVTQGPKFDSPSL
- the LOC130693065 gene encoding trypsin-1-like, which encodes METELKVFVRWISLFLVFSIEIGNVCCANSSKEFPEDSLPFTFPSFDFLHPLDNVDTAPSNECGISKFYRQRRPRDIEDGVSYIGPRHKNYLLKSIFKKISNKHDEQFERETQNARIINGKQSKPGAWPWQVSLQLLHPKLGFVGHWCGGVLLNGLNGDYWVLTAAHCISNDAFNFPFSPLWTAVVGEHDRATEDGFEQRIMIDKIYLHERFKEYHHDIALMKLQKSESLQNATDRVRPICLPTEDNVDTFQGVRCIATGWGQSKKGNKLENILHQTELPVVDNSHCKQVYGTIYNIPINDYHLCAGPITDGASGTCVGDSGGPLQCSLLDGRWYLAGITSFGSGCAKPGFPDVFTRITYYLPWIRGKLRSGGEGFHDV